One Natator depressus isolate rNatDep1 chromosome 6, rNatDep2.hap1, whole genome shotgun sequence DNA window includes the following coding sequences:
- the LOC141989819 gene encoding perforin-1-like, whose product MASYGAFIPLLLLFLLPGVSPDCYMVTAEECDEPMDFVPAHSLVGEGIDVTTLEWTGANLVDTSLWRRPNGTCTLCENRLQGRQHQRLPLAVVDWRVHISCNRDLSSSVEESAAAVGRALALDVNNDWMSELELLEESHGPALGGSKSQLTSYSYQKELQDKYMFVRQEIPCVYYRLRLTQHPPLAPQFSQALSSLPSSYDSAIYRRFLATYGTHYVRQADLGGYIRRLIAIQTCRAVLDGLTAADIKARLDSQFLQDLGLSQTSKQSSQGEESSQMLYMEKRIQVKGGHSYSKQLLSTKQDANSFSTWMESLKASPDLVAYSLMPIHTLVRPGDRRREVLRQAIKEYVSERGHKKSCPRSCPQGGQADISDPCKCYCSGNPLTNSMCCSLNRGTARLKVHVLQGTDLWGDTTSATDAYVRVLFQGQIMETGHIRNSNNPIWSKDLDFGPVMLPVKPELKIEVWDKDLWRDEYLGDCNTYLEVGKSEMLTCSLEYGHLEFSYMLECGPNLGGNNCHEYVPVRG is encoded by the exons ATGGCGAGCTATGGTGCCTTcatccctctgctgctgctcttccttcTCCCTGGAGTCTCCCCCGACTGCTACATGGTCACAGCTGAGGAGTGCGATGAGCCCATGGACTTCGTGCCCGCGCACAGCTTGGTGGGGGAGGGCATCGACGTGACCACGCTGGAGTGGACGGGGGCCAATCTGGTGGACACCAGTCTGTGGCGCCGCCCAAATGGCACCTGCACCCTGTGCGAGAACCGGCTGCAGGGGAGACAGCACCAGAGGCTGCCGCTGGCCGTGGTGGACTGGAGGGTCCACATCTCGTGCAACCGGGACCTCAGCAGCTCAGTGGAAGAGTCAGCCGCAGCAGTGGGCCGGGCACTGGCGTTGGATGTGAACAATGACTGGATGTCAGAGCTGGAGTTGCTAGAGGAGTCCCATGGCCCGGCCTTGGGGGGGTCCAAATCCCAGCTCACCAGCTACTCTTACCAGAAGGAGCTGCAGGACAAGTACATGTTCGTGCGCCAAGAGATACCCTGTGTGTATTACAG GCTGAGGCTCACTCAACACCCCCCATTGGCACCCCAGTTCTCCCAGGCCCTGAGCAGCCTCCCATCTAGCTACGACTCAGCGATATACCGACGCTTCCTGGCCACGTACGGCACCCACTACGTGAGGCAGGCGGACCTCGGGGGGTACATACGGCGGCTGATAGCCATCCAGACCTGCCGGGCAGTGCTGGACGGGCTGACAGCTGCTGACATCAAGGCACGCCTCGATTCACAGTTCTTGCAAGACCTGGGCCTGAGTCAGACCAGCAAGCAAAGCAGCCAGGGTGAGGAGAGCTCCCAGATGCTCTACATGGAGAAGCGCATCCAGGTGAAGGGTGGCCACAGCTACTCCAAGCAGCTCCTCTCCACCAAGCAAGACGCCAACTCCTTCTCCACCTGGATGGAGAGCCTCAAAGCCAGCCCCGACCTGGTCGCCTACTCTCTGATGCCCATCCACACCCTGGTGAGACCGGGCGACCGCCGACGGGAGGTGCTGAGGCAGGCAATAAAGGAGTACGTGTCTGAGCGGGGACACAAGAAGAGTTGCCCTCGTAGCTGCCCACAAGGGGGCCAGGCCGACATCTCGGACCCCTGCAAATGCTATTGCTCGGGCAACCCCCTCACCAACTCCATGTGCTGTTCACTTAACCGGGGCACGGCCCGGCTGAAGGTCCATGTGCTGCAGGGCACAGACCTGTGGGGAGACACCACGTCGGCCACCGATGCCTACGTCAGGGTCCTCTTCCAAGGACAGATCATGGAGACGGGCCACATTCGTAACAGTAACAACCCCATATGGTCAAAAGACCTGGACTTTGGGCCAGTGATGCTGCCAGTGAAGCCCGAATTGAAAATCGAGGTGTGGGACAAGGACCTATGGAGGGACGAATACCTGGGTGACTGCAACACCTACCTTGAGGTCGGCAAGAGCGAGATGCTCACCTGCAGCCTTGAATACGGCCACTTGGAGTTTTCCTACATGCTGGAGTGTGGGCCCAACCTGGGGGGCAACAACTGCCATGAGTACGTGCCTGTGAGAGGCTAA